From a region of the Procambarus clarkii isolate CNS0578487 chromosome 2, FALCON_Pclarkii_2.0, whole genome shotgun sequence genome:
- the LOC138366291 gene encoding PPE family protein PPE10-like, which translates to MNSAIGNITPMNSAIGNITPMNSAIGNITPMNSAIGNITPMNSAIGNITPMNSAIGNITPMNSAIGNITPMNSAIGNITPMNSAIGNITPMNSAIGNITPMNSAIGNITPMNSAIGNITPMNFAIGNINTHELCYR; encoded by the coding sequence ATGAACTCTGCTATAGGTAATATAACCCCCATGAACTCTGCTATAGGTAATATAACCCCCATGAACTCTGCTATAGGTAATATAACCCCCATGAACTCTGCTATAGGTAATATAACCCCCATGAACTCTGCTATAGGTAATATAACCCCCATGAACTCTGCTATAGGTAATATAACCCCCATGAACTCTGCTATAGGTAATATAACCCCCATGAACTCTGCTATAGGTAATATAACCCCCATGAACTCTGCTATAGGTAATATAACCCCCATGAACTCTGCTATAGGTAATATAACCCCCATGAACTCTGCTATAGGTAATATAACCCCCATGAACTCTGCTATAGGTAATATAACCCCCATGAACTTTgctataggtaatataaacacccATGAACTCTGCTATAGGTAA